The nucleotide sequence CATTCGCTCTGACCCGAACCGTCAAGGCGAGGTGTTGGGTGTGAATCAGGCATTTTCGGCTCTGGCCCGTATTCTCGGACCTGTAGTGGGAATTGTCCTTTTCAAGGCACACTCTTCCCACATTCTACCCTATGTCGCTGCGGGCCTGCTGATGTTGCCCGTATTTGCGATGCTGCCAAAAATCAAACGCACTCCGGCAGAAAAAGCTGCCAGTTGATTTTCTGAGTGGCTGACTATTAATAAATGAGGAGATTTTCATATGCCGTTGATTTCAATTGTAATTGGTAGTTTGTTGGTTGCTGTGGGCTGCCTTGGTTACTACCAACCTGATTTACTGGGTGAAAACGACCCAACTAAATTGTCGAAAACTGCTCTGATTCCTGCAGGTATCGGTGGGGTGCTGATTCTCTGTGGATTGATTGTGCTTGCCGCACCGAAGTTGCGAAAGCATGTAATGCACCTTGCCGCACTGGTGGGCTTGATTGGTGCAGCTGGTGGCTTTATGCCGTTGCAACGATCCGGCTTTGACTTCAAAAAAGCGTCAGCCATTTCAGGTGCGGCGATGATCGGCCTTTGCCTGCTATTTTTACTGCTGTGTATCCGCTCGTTTATTGCAGCGAGACGTGCACGCACGAATGGCTGAAGCATGTCAAAATGAGTTTTTATTAATCAATTTCCGGACGTGGTCGATTTGACCAGGTATTTGGTGTGGCACAGCCTCGAACCCAAATTCCCTTTTCGTACCAGTTCAGCCCCGCAACAACATCTGCAGAACAGTATCGTAACGTTAACCCGCACCGTCGACGTGGGGACTGATTTCCCTCGGATGCATGCAGCAACAAATCGGAATGCAGCGAACATTCCCCAGCACGCAAAGCAACATCAATCGGTGTGCCGTATTGTTCAACATTTTGTACTGTCTGGTTCAGCACCTGGAGTTCAGTATGTTCACTAAGTTGATAAGTTAAGTGACCAAAATGGTGGCTACCCGGGATATACTGCATACAGGCATTTTCACGGTCAGCATCGTCAATAGCCAACCACACAGTCACAGCTTTGCTCGGTGTCAAAGGCCAATAACTGGCATCCTGGTGCCAGGCAACAATTTTCCCATCGTGGGGCATTTTGCAGAAAAAGTGCGATCCCCATGCAATCACATTTTCACCCAGCAAGTCGGCAACCAGTGCCACGATTTTTGGATTTGTCAGGATGTCGTAGACTTTGCCAAAACGCGCGTGGGCCGTGCTGATCGAATAACTATTCCCACCCCGTGCGATTTCCTGCTGCAGTAATTCATCGAAGTAAGTTCTTATTTCGCCAATAGTTACGTCGTCGAATATTCGAAACGGCTTTAAATAGCCCAATTGGTTAAACTGCTCTACCTGATCCACGGTCAGGGTTTGAGGCGTGGGGTTGATCACCGGATGAAAGTGCAGATCACGTTCCATCGTGGCAAGTTCATCCTGATCGGGGATTGTTTTTAGTTGATTAATCATTGATTGTTATGTCATTAGTTGACACGATGGTTAATTGGGCGTGCCGGTATCTAAACGAAGTTCCTGATGTCGCAATCGCTGCAAGTTTTTCAGTCCACCACACTTACGAAGATATTCTTCAAAATCGGTGCTGCCAAGAATGTAATCTTCCAGAAATTTTTGAAACTCAGCAGGATCTTTTTCCGCCTTCAACCACAGGTGAAGGTGGTCTTCATCGGAGAAATATTCGCCTGGCATGTTCCCAGGGTAGCTACCATACGGCACTTCGCACACCGCATCAACACAGAAAAAAGGAATTACCGTGCGGTTGGGGTTCTGGCGAAACGTATCGGTGGGCACCAGGCGTTCGCAGGTAATAATGACCGTTTTTGCTGCACGTGCGAGATCGATGTCGGCCACGCTGGGTCCGAAAATGGCACAATTTCCGTAAATATCGGCTTCGTGAACGTGGATGATTGCCACATCGGGAAACAGTGCGGGGACCACCACAAGTGGAATACCCGTAAACGGGCAGGAAATCACTTTTGCAGCACTGTATTTCAGGGTGTCCGTGCCTAGCATGGTGCGGCACGGCAGGAATGGCACGCCCATGGCGGCTGCTTTATAACGAAGTGCTAATGAATAGTTGGTCCATTCGCACAAGGTCACCTCGCCTGATTCAATAACCCGGCGTGCGTGCGGAGACAGCCCACGTGCTTCAAGGCCCACAATGTAGGCGATATCGACTTTGGAAAGTAACTGCCCACGGTTGGTGAGGTTCCCCGCACAAAGAATCTGAAAATCGTGGGTGGAGGTGTGGCCCGAAAATGCAAGCCCCTGCGGATTCATCCGCAGGATTTCGTGTAGTGCGGCGACGGGAATCCGGTTGCTGCTGAAGCCGCCCACCGCCAGGTAGCAGGCATCGGTAAGATGTTGCCGCAGAATCTGGGGTAAATCTACCACTTTGTTGGTCAGAGAACGATCCCGTTGTACCACCTGTTCGCGAGCCCCACCCAGGTCGGGGGGTAAAAATAATGGCCCGAGATTGATTTGATCGGCATCCATATGCTGGTATTGCCCACTCAACTTTTTACTCGTGCCTCAAATTCACGCAACAAATCGGAGAATCGTGGGTCTTTCCGCAGTTGATCCAGATCCCCATCCCGCTGAATGAACTTAAAGTCGCGATAGCCCAGTTCCATCGCCTGACGCAACGCATCCAGCGCAAAATCCATCTGGCTGGTCAAGGCATAACTGCACGCCAGATTGTAATGCACAATGGCATCACGCGGCAGCAGCATCGCAATCCGCTGATCAATATGCACCCCTTCATGATGACGTTTTGCCAGCGCCAGATTTTTGGCATACGCGCGAAGAACATCCAGATTGTCCGGCTGTTTTTCGAGGATCCCTGAGTAGAAATCAATCTCGAAATCCAACTGTGTAAGATTCGCCATCCGCGTAAGTTCAGGCGTTAACGATGTCGTCCTGCGACGTTTGGAGTCTGACATGTGACCTTCTCAGTTGAACCAGAATCACGGTTATTGTTGTCCGGTTCAAGTTGTTATTATACCTGTTGGGAAGTTGAATTGCAAAGGCAAAAGCATGCCACATCCTCCGGCAGAGCAGGATTGTTCCGCGAGACTCCATCATCTTGAAATTGGCACTTAGCTACTGAACTCTTGTGCTGTCAAATCGATAAAATGGGTGATTTTGGTGAATGAATTGGCCAAATTTCGACCCACTATGCTTCATTGAACTGAATCGTGTAAATGGTCGATATTATGACAGAATACCCGTCGGAAAGAACACTGGCAGCCCCCTGAAGGGACAGAGAATTAATGACCGAAAAGTCACCTGCAGCAGCGACCACTTTCCTGCCAAGATTAGAATCCCTACGGGGCGTAGCAGCATTGCTGGTGGCCCTGCTTCACATTGGGTTAATGCGGATTCTTGAAAATAACTATACCTATGGCCTGGCAGATATCAATCGACATCGCGATTCTAAGTTTGAATGGGTACTAACCCACCTTTGGAGAGCATTGGCAAACGGTCATGGTGCGGTCATTCTCTTTTTTGTGTTGAGCGGATTTGTGCTACGCCTCTCTCTCAATCGTTCTGAGCCGGTCAATTCGAAAAAAATTGGGTATTTCTTTCTCAGGAGGCTAATTCGGCTATAT is from Zavarzinella sp. and encodes:
- a CDS encoding phytanoyl-CoA dioxygenase family protein codes for the protein MINQLKTIPDQDELATMERDLHFHPVINPTPQTLTVDQVEQFNQLGYLKPFRIFDDVTIGEIRTYFDELLQQEIARGGNSYSISTAHARFGKVYDILTNPKIVALVADLLGENVIAWGSHFFCKMPHDGKIVAWHQDASYWPLTPSKAVTVWLAIDDADRENACMQYIPGSHHFGHLTYQLSEHTELQVLNQTVQNVEQYGTPIDVALRAGECSLHSDLLLHASEGNQSPRRRCGLTLRYCSADVVAGLNWYEKGIWVRGCATPNTWSNRPRPEID
- a CDS encoding CoA-transferase encodes the protein MSGQYQHMDADQINLGPLFLPPDLGGAREQVVQRDRSLTNKVVDLPQILRQHLTDACYLAVGGFSSNRIPVAALHEILRMNPQGLAFSGHTSTHDFQILCAGNLTNRGQLLSKVDIAYIVGLEARGLSPHARRVIESGEVTLCEWTNYSLALRYKAAAMGVPFLPCRTMLGTDTLKYSAAKVISCPFTGIPLVVVPALFPDVAIIHVHEADIYGNCAIFGPSVADIDLARAAKTVIITCERLVPTDTFRQNPNRTVIPFFCVDAVCEVPYGSYPGNMPGEYFSDEDHLHLWLKAEKDPAEFQKFLEDYILGSTDFEEYLRKCGGLKNLQRLRHQELRLDTGTPN